The Apium graveolens cultivar Ventura chromosome 3, ASM990537v1, whole genome shotgun sequence sequence tctaaaccactagaaatcattgtcttgttcttgtgtaactatctagcggatcaaaatcccttgaacttaatctcaaattgcttttagaaTTTGATCCTTtctattgcaaaaatagaaaaagttcatgtcgaatttattctagatttgtgataattaatttgagattaatcccttataaTCGATAccagttgttgtaacacctttcaagtttaataatatttttatttaacttgaatttttttttcaatttttattctgcactaaattcgattaaacggtatagtttgtattcaacccccccttctacaaacatattgggacctaacagctTCTTCAGAAATTTGTTACTAATGTGCTATAAATACAATAAATGTGTCGTGTTTGGTAGTTGAGATTGAATTGCCCCCGTCATCGCTTGATCTAGATCGGTGATAATAGCCAAAGGTGCTTTTCCTTCAACGGCCTCTAACCAAGTACCCAAAACCCACTCAAATGTAGTCTTCAATTCATCACGCATTAGTGCAAATCAAAAGAGAACCTGATTGATAGTGATGATTCACCCCGGTGAACGGCACTAAACGGCATAGCATACCTATTTGTTCGATATGTTGTATCGAATGCAACCACATCACCAAAAAATTGTAGGCCAATAACGACCGGGGGTCAACCCATAAAAGGCACTTCAATCTTCCTTCTTCATCAATTAGAGTCCGAATAAAAAAACTTCCTCCACTTTCCTTTTCTAACCGATGTAACAAATCCAATCCCGCTTGAGCATCATTCACACCCAAATTATCTTTTCTAAAATCACGCACGACATTTCTCAAGTGTTGGGCATGAAACCCTACTTGCTCCTCTCCTCCGTGTATATTTCCAAATATATTCATTTGTTGTCTAGGCGCAATATCTGAAACATGGAAACTCTTAATTAAATTCTTTTGAGCGGCGGTTACATGTCGCTCCCTTTTAATCAAACTCATCTTAGAAGACGACATAACTTCGTGATTATGATTTTACTCCAACGATGTTATCTCCCAATGTCTTGTATTTCGCCTATTAATCACATGAATTCTAAATTTACATCCACTTCTAGGAAGTTTATCTCTACGCCTTTTCTTCTTCTCACTACCTACACTTCCTATCAAAACTTTTTCATCCTCTACGGGTTCTTTATCGCGGTTTTCTCCCGCTAATTAAAACATAAGCACGGGCATATATTATTTTGTCCACACGCCTTTGTGTATCTTGGATCTTAATTGCAAACCCATTTTTCAAAGCGTAGGCCCTAATTACATTTTCGGCGGCTACTAAATTAGGGAAATTTTGACTCAAGAAAAGAATTACAATATCTTCATCTCCAACAACACTCTTATCCCTTGTCTCACTAATATCATGCATAAACTCACTATTTTCATGCAAATCTTCATTTTGAAATCTATGTTCACTAATAAAAACATCTTCATCACAATCATTAACAAGGTTAACATAATCTACATTATCATTACGTAAGCAACTACCACTAACATCAACAACCTCACTATTTACAACATTATCACTTTTTCAAAGTTTTTCTACCTTCAAACCTAACAAACATCTTATCCATAATTACAACAAGAAAAAAGCAAGAAATTGAGCTTACCAAATGTATTTACTGAGTAAGGATGAACAAAACCAATAATTCCCCTAAATTTGCTTTCCAATTTGACAAAAGTTACACAAAAAGGAAAGTGTGATCGTTTTAGGGTTACAAACTGCAATTAAAGTCCTTCCCCTATTATTAACCGCGGAAGGGTCAAACCTTCTGCGGAAAATATACGCGGAAAGGCAGCATTCCGCGAGAAAAAAAGCACGAACCGGGTATTTTTTTAAATCTTTGTCGTTGGATTGTTCATCCAACGGCCAGGGAGTGGTGTATTGGTTAACAGTTCCCTGACACATGATTGTCAGGGAACATGACCCAACAAGGAAAAGAGTAGCAAATTTAAAAAGATATTTACAGTTTACCTTTAGGGATGACAAACGGGTCGGTCGAAACGGGGTTTGCAAATATCAAATCCGAACTCGTTTTTGTTTTGTTAACCAGAATCTGAATCCTGTCAAAACCCGAATTATCTAAACTGAACCCGAACCCATTTGGTTTCAATCAAGTTTAGGTTTAACCGAAACCCAAAATATTTTTACAATCCGGAAAGTTTGTGGATACGAAATCTTCTTATACGATCCGGTACGAGGATCAAATGAATCAATAACATTACTTTGAAAAATGTTATAAATACGATAACTGATGTGGTGGTAGTTCCTTGACATCAATAGGGGACACCCTTGACAATAAGGCTACACTTTAGTTGTGTGGTAAAAAATGGAATTTCAGAGTGGATTACTGACAAGGAATCCTGGCTAGTAGAGTAAACCATAACTTGATAGAGGGGTTCCATAAAACAACAAAATGAGTACATGGTCTACACAAAGAGGCTAGACAGATAATGCCATTGATGGAACCAGAAACAACGCATTCTTTGAAAAAGTCATAAAAGTTGAGATTATAACTAAAATCCAGTTTTCGATATTGGCTTAGATGAAGATCATAAAGGATGTGAGGTTGTTCATTGAGGCGAAACAAAG is a genomic window containing:
- the LOC141714327 gene encoding protein FAR1-RELATED SEQUENCE 5-like translates to MSSSKMSLIKRERHVTAAQKNLIKSFHVSDIAPRQQMNIFGNIHGGEEQVGFHAQHLRNVVRDFRKDNLGVNDAQAGLDLLHRLEKESGGSFFIRTLIDEEGRLKCLLWVDPRSLLAYNFLVMWLHSIQHIEQIGMLCRLVPFTGVNHHYQSGSLLICTNA